One stretch of Paraburkholderia fungorum DNA includes these proteins:
- a CDS encoding cytochrome-c peroxidase, whose protein sequence is MLFSATRLTARGGARWAALAALLSAAALLPAAAHAAASALVTPVDTKPASSAGPKPVYSDAAALGKLIFFDASLSASGKMSCASCHSPSHAYGPPDGLAAQLGGADMHQQGTRAVPSLRYILNRTPIWSHAQAASLSERLSETDNAPVGGFAWDGRFNSLHDQATFPLFNPGEMANKDPAAVLAKLEQAPYAGRFKEVFGQNIFVDRTKAFAQAMYAIERFELEDPSFHPYTSKYDYYLDGKVQLTAQELRGQKLFDNPAGGNCASCHIDQKGVDGSHPLFTDFNFQALGVPRNPELKANADPKYFDMGLCGPLRTDQSKEKINCGLFRSVSLRNTATRHVFFHNGRFHTLKDALRFYVQRDTNPAKWYPKDAHGKVDKFNDLPVALRGNVDTTDEPLTRKAGERPVWSERDIDDVAAFLTTLNDDYDLKSKPLK, encoded by the coding sequence ATGCTGTTTTCCGCAACACGACTCACAGCGCGCGGCGGCGCGCGCTGGGCAGCGCTTGCTGCTCTGCTCAGCGCCGCCGCTCTGCTGCCGGCCGCGGCGCATGCCGCGGCTTCTGCTTTGGTGACCCCGGTTGATACAAAGCCCGCGTCGTCGGCCGGCCCCAAACCCGTTTATAGCGATGCCGCCGCGCTCGGCAAATTGATTTTCTTCGATGCGTCGTTGTCCGCGTCGGGGAAGATGTCGTGCGCGAGCTGCCATAGCCCCTCGCACGCGTACGGGCCGCCTGACGGGCTGGCCGCGCAGTTGGGAGGGGCGGATATGCATCAGCAGGGCACGCGGGCCGTGCCGAGCCTGCGCTACATCCTCAACCGCACGCCGATCTGGAGCCATGCACAGGCGGCCAGTCTCTCCGAGCGGTTAAGCGAAACGGACAACGCGCCAGTCGGCGGCTTCGCGTGGGATGGACGCTTTAACAGCTTGCACGATCAGGCGACCTTCCCGCTGTTCAATCCGGGCGAGATGGCGAACAAGGACCCGGCCGCCGTGCTGGCGAAGCTGGAGCAGGCGCCATATGCGGGACGGTTCAAGGAGGTGTTCGGCCAGAACATCTTCGTGGATCGCACCAAGGCGTTCGCTCAGGCGATGTACGCGATCGAGCGCTTCGAACTCGAAGACCCGAGCTTCCACCCGTATACCAGCAAGTACGACTACTACCTCGACGGAAAAGTGCAACTAACGGCACAAGAATTACGAGGTCAGAAACTGTTCGACAATCCAGCGGGCGGCAATTGCGCGTCCTGCCATATCGACCAGAAGGGTGTCGACGGGTCCCATCCGCTATTCACCGATTTCAACTTCCAGGCGCTCGGCGTGCCGCGCAATCCTGAGTTGAAAGCGAACGCCGATCCAAAGTATTTCGACATGGGTTTGTGCGGACCACTGCGCACCGATCAGTCGAAAGAGAAGATCAATTGCGGACTGTTCAGATCGGTTTCGTTGCGCAATACGGCGACACGTCACGTGTTTTTCCACAATGGCCGCTTCCACACGCTGAAGGATGCGTTGCGTTTTTACGTGCAGCGCGATACGAATCCGGCGAAGTGGTATCCGAAAGACGCGCACGGCAAGGTGGATAAGTTCAACGATTTGCCGGTCGCGTTGCGCGGCAATGTCGATACGACAGACGAACCGTTGACCCGCAAAGCCGGTGAACGTCCGGTGTGGTCGGAGCGCGATATCGACGATGTCGCGGCCTTCCTGACTACCCTCAACGACGACTACGATCTCAAGTCGAAACCGCTTAAGTAA
- a CDS encoding class I SAM-dependent methyltransferase codes for MNPKAHQPDSLPAPGPSALAQSEALVSQIRSELENAGGWLPFDRYMERALYAPGLGYYSGGSRKFGLRGDDGSDFVTAPELSPLFAATLARPLAEALQASGTRDVMEFGAGTGKLAAGLLNTLDGLGAEFDSYSIVDLSGELRERQRETIAAVAPALLAKVRWLDALPERFEGVVIGNEVLDAMPVRLFAFTSGEWHERGVVWRDDAFAFDDRPVSGTSTDLALLSEIDTSAGDDYVAETHEAASAFTRTVCTMLTRGAVFLIDYGFPRHEYYHAQRAQGTLMCHYRHRAHGDPFLYPGLQDITAHVEFTGIAEAGVETGADLLGFTSQARFLLNAGITEALSEIDPADTARFLPAANAVQKLLSEAEMGELFKVIAFSRGLDDTLQAFSSGDRSHTL; via the coding sequence ATGAATCCGAAAGCTCACCAACCCGATAGTTTACCTGCTCCCGGCCCGAGCGCGCTCGCGCAGTCCGAAGCGCTGGTCTCGCAGATCCGCTCGGAGCTCGAAAATGCGGGCGGCTGGCTGCCGTTCGACCGCTATATGGAGCGCGCGCTTTACGCGCCGGGACTCGGCTATTACAGCGGTGGCTCGCGCAAATTCGGCCTGCGTGGCGACGACGGCAGCGACTTCGTGACCGCGCCGGAATTGTCGCCGCTATTCGCCGCGACGCTTGCGCGCCCGCTGGCCGAGGCTTTGCAGGCAAGCGGCACGCGCGACGTGATGGAATTCGGCGCGGGCACAGGCAAACTGGCCGCTGGCCTGCTGAATACGCTCGACGGGTTGGGCGCGGAGTTCGACAGCTATTCGATCGTGGATCTGTCCGGCGAATTGCGCGAGCGTCAACGCGAGACGATCGCGGCGGTCGCGCCTGCTTTGCTGGCAAAAGTCCGCTGGCTGGACGCATTGCCGGAGCGGTTCGAGGGCGTGGTGATCGGCAACGAGGTGCTGGACGCGATGCCGGTGCGGCTTTTCGCGTTCACGAGCGGCGAGTGGCACGAGCGCGGCGTGGTATGGCGCGACGACGCTTTCGCGTTCGACGACCGTCCGGTTTCCGGCACGTCTACCGACCTCGCGTTGCTGTCGGAAATCGACACGAGCGCGGGCGATGACTACGTCGCCGAAACGCACGAAGCGGCGAGCGCGTTCACGCGCACCGTCTGCACGATGCTCACGCGCGGCGCGGTGTTTCTGATCGACTACGGTTTTCCGCGTCACGAGTATTACCACGCGCAACGCGCGCAGGGCACGCTGATGTGCCACTACCGGCATCGCGCGCACGGCGATCCGTTCCTTTATCCGGGCTTGCAGGACATCACTGCGCACGTCGAATTCACCGGAATCGCCGAAGCGGGCGTCGAAACGGGCGCGGATTTGCTGGGTTTCACGTCGCAAGCGCGGTTTTTGCTGAACGCGGGAATTACTGAAGCGCTGTCGGAAATCGATCCCGCCGATACCGCGCGGTTTCTGCCGGCGGCGAATGCGGTGCAGAAGTTGTTGTCGGAAGCGGAGATGGGCGAACTGTTCAAGGTGATCGCCTTCTCGCGCGGACTCGACGACACGCTGCAAGCCTTTTCCAGCGGCGACCGTTCGCATACGCTGTGA
- the glmS gene encoding glutamine--fructose-6-phosphate transaminase (isomerizing): MCGIVGAVAQRNIVPVLIEGLRRLEYRGYDSCGVAVLGENGPRRARSVARVADLDEQVRESHLEGITGIAHTRWATHGAPVTDNAHPIFSKDELALVHNGIIENYESLREMLRGKGYTFVSQTDTEVIAHLVHSVYKGDLFAAVREAIAQLHGAYAIAVLHKNQPHTVVGARQGSPLVVGLGNGENFLASDALALAGSTERFIFLEEGDVCELSLDGVRIADRGGNDAQREVRQVAAYGGAVELGPYRHFMQKEIFEQPRAITDTIPQADSFDPSIFGESAGKVFGEIDSLLILACGTSYYSGLTAKYWLESIAKIPTQVEIASEYRYRESVPNPKSLVVVISQSGETADTLAALKHAQSLGHKHTLAVCNVGTSAMVRQTELSFLTHAGREIGVASTKAFTTQLVALFVLAATLAKLRGHLNDEQEASYLKQLRHLPAALNSVLALEPQIIAWSEEFSRKEHALFLGRGLHYPIALEGALKLKEISYIHAEAYPAGELKHGPLALVTEAMPVVTVAPNDALLEKLKSNIQEVRARGGQLYVFADADTKIVNDEGLHVIRMPEHYGLLSPILHVVPLQLLAYHTACARGTDVDKPRNLAKSVTVE, translated from the coding sequence ATGTGTGGCATTGTCGGCGCAGTTGCGCAACGTAATATCGTTCCCGTCCTGATCGAAGGACTGCGACGCCTCGAATATCGCGGCTACGATTCGTGCGGCGTCGCCGTGCTCGGCGAAAATGGTCCGCGCCGGGCGCGCAGCGTCGCGCGCGTGGCCGATCTCGACGAGCAGGTGCGCGAGAGCCATCTCGAAGGCATCACGGGTATTGCGCATACGCGCTGGGCCACGCACGGCGCGCCGGTCACCGACAATGCCCACCCGATTTTCTCGAAAGATGAGCTTGCGTTGGTACACAACGGCATCATCGAGAACTACGAGTCGTTGCGTGAAATGCTGCGCGGCAAGGGCTATACCTTCGTCTCGCAGACCGACACGGAGGTTATCGCTCACCTAGTGCACAGCGTGTACAAGGGTGATCTGTTCGCCGCTGTGCGCGAAGCCATCGCGCAATTACACGGCGCGTACGCGATTGCGGTGCTGCATAAGAATCAGCCGCACACGGTAGTCGGCGCGCGGCAGGGTTCGCCGCTGGTGGTCGGGCTCGGCAACGGCGAGAACTTCCTCGCCTCCGACGCGCTGGCGCTTGCCGGCAGCACCGAGCGCTTCATCTTCCTCGAGGAAGGCGATGTCTGCGAACTGTCGCTCGACGGCGTGCGTATCGCCGATCGCGGCGGCAACGATGCGCAACGTGAAGTGCGTCAGGTTGCGGCATACGGCGGTGCGGTCGAACTCGGCCCGTATCGCCACTTCATGCAGAAGGAAATTTTCGAGCAGCCGCGCGCGATCACCGACACGATCCCGCAAGCCGATTCATTCGATCCATCGATCTTCGGCGAGAGCGCGGGGAAGGTGTTCGGCGAGATCGACAGCCTGCTGATTCTCGCGTGCGGCACGAGCTATTACTCGGGGCTGACCGCGAAGTACTGGCTCGAATCGATCGCGAAGATCCCGACCCAGGTGGAAATCGCGAGCGAGTATCGCTATCGCGAATCGGTGCCGAATCCGAAGTCGCTGGTGGTGGTGATCTCGCAGTCCGGTGAAACGGCCGACACGCTCGCCGCGCTCAAGCATGCGCAGTCGCTCGGACACAAGCACACGCTGGCCGTCTGCAACGTCGGCACGAGCGCGATGGTGCGTCAGACGGAACTGTCGTTCCTCACGCACGCGGGCCGCGAGATCGGCGTGGCGTCGACCAAGGCGTTCACCACGCAACTGGTCGCGCTGTTCGTACTGGCCGCCACTTTGGCGAAACTGCGCGGTCATCTGAACGACGAACAGGAAGCCAGTTATCTGAAGCAGTTGCGCCATTTGCCGGCTGCGCTGAATAGCGTGCTGGCGCTGGAGCCGCAGATCATCGCGTGGTCGGAAGAGTTTTCGCGCAAGGAACACGCGCTGTTCCTGGGCCGCGGGTTGCATTACCCGATCGCGCTCGAAGGCGCGCTGAAGCTCAAGGAAATTTCGTACATCCACGCTGAGGCTTATCCGGCTGGCGAGTTGAAGCACGGGCCGCTCGCGCTCGTGACCGAAGCGATGCCGGTGGTGACGGTGGCGCCGAATGACGCGCTGCTCGAAAAGCTGAAGTCGAATATTCAGGAAGTGCGTGCACGCGGCGGTCAGCTTTATGTTTTCGCCGACGCGGATACGAAGATCGTCAACGACGAAGGTCTGCATGTGATCCGGATGCCGGAACACTACGGCTTGCTGTCGCCGATCCTGCACGTCGTGCCGCTGCAGTTGCTGGCGTATCACACGGCGTGTGCGCGCGGAACCGATGTGGATAAGCCGCGGAATCTGGCGAAATCGGTCACGGTGGAATAA
- a CDS encoding DUF2905 domain-containing protein produces MIRWLLTTFIAVAVLSSCWPWLRKIGIGRMPGDVTLRMFGREYPFPFMSTLVLSMLLSLVARML; encoded by the coding sequence ATGATCCGCTGGCTATTGACTACGTTTATTGCGGTGGCGGTGCTGTCGTCCTGCTGGCCGTGGCTGCGGAAAATCGGCATTGGCCGGATGCCCGGCGACGTGACCTTGCGCATGTTCGGCCGCGAGTATCCGTTTCCTTTTATGTCGACGCTGGTGTTGTCGATGCTGTTGTCGCTCGTGGCGCGGATGTTGTAG
- a CDS encoding DUF6723 family protein — protein sequence MSKTAFIPSVPASSEDDFDITAMSKMAGYRRFYGVLKVVRTTDGRVLFPFDGAPELGPYATKLEAIAAAQVYGEHIVTSDLARPEM from the coding sequence ATGAGCAAGACTGCATTTATCCCCAGCGTCCCTGCCAGTTCGGAGGACGATTTCGACATCACGGCCATGTCCAAGATGGCGGGCTACCGCCGTTTCTACGGCGTGTTGAAAGTGGTTCGAACCACCGACGGCCGCGTTCTGTTTCCGTTCGACGGCGCGCCCGAACTCGGCCCGTACGCCACCAAACTCGAAGCCATCGCGGCCGCGCAGGTGTACGGCGAACACATCGTGACGAGCGACCTCGCGCGTCCGGAAATGTAG
- a CDS encoding SDR family oxidoreductase: protein MTASSDTPVDTAAARSQETRETPRIVLITGAARRIGRALALGFAARGWDVAVHYGASREEADETVAQITALGRRAVALQAELGDESQVERLLPDCIAALGRPACIVNNASRFEEDTAQNVGYELLLKLTAMNLGAPLVLARMLYEATPEAAHTDESLRGVVINVLDQKLYNMNPDYLSYTLSKAALQTATVALAQALAPKVRVVGLAPGLTLQSGDQTQDGFEAAHRITPLGRASRPEDIVAAALYLADAAGVTGTTLVVDGGQHLLPMPRDVMFLTGA, encoded by the coding sequence ATGACCGCCTCTTCGGATACCCCCGTGGACACCGCCGCCGCCCGCTCGCAGGAAACTCGCGAAACGCCGCGTATCGTGCTGATAACCGGCGCCGCCCGCCGCATCGGGCGTGCGCTCGCGCTCGGATTTGCCGCGCGCGGCTGGGACGTGGCGGTTCACTACGGCGCGTCCCGCGAGGAAGCCGACGAAACGGTCGCGCAAATCACCGCTCTGGGCCGCCGCGCGGTGGCCTTGCAGGCTGAATTAGGCGACGAATCGCAGGTTGAACGGCTTTTGCCGGACTGCATCGCGGCGCTCGGCCGGCCGGCGTGTATCGTCAACAATGCGTCGCGCTTCGAAGAGGACACGGCGCAGAACGTCGGCTACGAGCTGCTGCTGAAGCTGACCGCGATGAATCTCGGCGCGCCGCTGGTGCTGGCGCGCATGCTGTACGAGGCGACGCCCGAGGCGGCGCACACCGACGAAAGCCTGCGCGGCGTCGTGATCAACGTGCTGGATCAGAAGCTGTACAACATGAATCCGGACTATCTGTCGTACACGCTGTCGAAAGCGGCGTTGCAGACAGCCACGGTCGCGCTGGCCCAGGCGTTGGCGCCGAAGGTGCGCGTAGTCGGGCTTGCGCCCGGTCTAACGCTGCAATCCGGCGACCAGACGCAAGATGGTTTTGAAGCCGCTCACCGTATTACGCCTTTGGGCCGCGCGTCGCGACCCGAAGATATTGTCGCCGCCGCGCTGTATCTCGCCGATGCAGCGGGCGTCACCGGTACGACGCTGGTGGTCGACGGCGGGCAGCATCTGCTGCCCATGCCGCGCGACGTTATGTTTTTGACGGGCGCCTGA
- the trpS gene encoding tryptophan--tRNA ligase translates to MSQAEQSSKQAVILTGDRTTGPLHLGHYIGSLRSRVQLQHEAQQFLLLADAQAMTDNVGKHQKVTENVIEVALDYLAVGIDPAKSTIFIQSQVAELAELTQYLLNLVTVARLERNPTIKSEIVLRGFERDIPAGFLTYPVSQAADITAFKATRVPVGDDQLPMIEQTNELVRRFNFTVEKEVLVECQAVLSHVARLPGIDGKAKMSKSLGNSIPLGATPDEISQAVKNMYTDPNHLRVADPGQVEGNVVFSFLDAFEPDTAKVDEMKEHYRRGGLGDSVVKRALNERLQEMLTPIRERRREFEADRGAVLEILRQGTLRAREVAAATVSEVKAALGLNYFQS, encoded by the coding sequence ATGTCGCAAGCAGAACAATCGTCGAAACAAGCCGTCATTCTCACCGGCGACCGCACGACCGGCCCGCTGCATCTGGGTCACTACATCGGTTCGTTGCGCTCGCGCGTGCAGCTTCAGCACGAAGCACAGCAATTCCTGCTGCTGGCCGACGCACAGGCCATGACCGACAACGTCGGCAAGCATCAGAAAGTGACCGAGAACGTGATCGAAGTCGCGCTGGACTATCTGGCGGTCGGCATCGACCCGGCGAAGTCGACGATTTTCATTCAATCGCAAGTCGCCGAACTGGCCGAACTGACGCAATATCTGCTCAACCTCGTCACGGTCGCGCGTCTCGAACGCAATCCGACCATCAAGTCGGAAATCGTGTTGCGTGGATTCGAGCGTGATATTCCTGCCGGCTTCCTCACCTATCCGGTCAGCCAGGCCGCCGACATCACCGCATTCAAGGCAACGCGCGTGCCGGTCGGCGACGACCAGTTGCCGATGATCGAGCAAACCAACGAACTCGTGCGCCGCTTCAACTTCACCGTCGAGAAGGAAGTGCTGGTCGAATGCCAGGCGGTGCTGTCGCACGTCGCGCGTCTGCCGGGTATCGACGGCAAGGCGAAGATGAGCAAGTCGCTCGGCAATTCGATCCCGCTCGGCGCGACGCCGGATGAAATCTCGCAAGCCGTGAAGAACATGTACACGGACCCGAACCACCTGCGCGTCGCCGATCCGGGTCAGGTCGAGGGCAATGTCGTGTTCTCGTTCCTCGACGCATTCGAGCCCGACACGGCGAAGGTCGACGAGATGAAGGAGCACTATCGTCGCGGCGGCCTGGGCGACAGCGTAGTCAAGCGCGCGCTCAACGAGCGCCTGCAGGAAATGCTGACGCCGATCCGCGAGCGTCGCCGTGAATTCGAGGCGGATCGTGGCGCGGTGCTGGAAATTCTGCGTCAGGGCACCCTGCGCGCACGCGAGGTGGCGGCTGCGACGGTGTCGGAAGTGAAGGCAGCGCTGGGGTTGAACTACTTCCAGAGCTAA
- the ttcA gene encoding tRNA 2-thiocytidine(32) synthetase TtcA, producing the protein MNAPDILNDGATAAAPAARVKAPLTRREQKEAYENNKLFKRLARQVGEAIVDFNMIEDGDKVMVCLSGGKDSYAMLEILMRLRERAPINFDIVAVNLDQKQPGFPEHVLPEYLKQLDIPFHIENQDTYSIVKRLVPEGKTTCSLCSRLRRGILYRVAGELGATKIALGHHRDDILQTLLLNMFYGGKLKGMPPKLQSDDGKNIVIRPLAYVKETDLEKYAELREFPIIPCNLCGSQPNLKRAEMKALVRDWEKRFPGRIENMFNALSNVVPSHLMDHKLYPFANLRATGEADPQGDIAFDEDPCSSDSGEGAPLTASKTISIVQFDDL; encoded by the coding sequence ATGAACGCTCCAGACATCCTGAACGACGGCGCAACTGCCGCCGCGCCCGCAGCCAGGGTCAAGGCACCGCTCACGCGTCGCGAGCAGAAAGAAGCGTACGAGAACAACAAGCTGTTCAAGCGACTCGCGCGCCAGGTCGGCGAGGCGATCGTCGATTTCAACATGATCGAGGACGGCGACAAGGTGATGGTCTGCCTGTCGGGCGGCAAAGACAGCTACGCGATGCTCGAAATCCTGATGCGGTTGCGCGAGCGCGCGCCGATCAACTTCGACATCGTCGCGGTGAATCTCGACCAGAAGCAGCCCGGCTTCCCCGAACACGTGCTGCCTGAATACCTGAAGCAACTCGACATTCCGTTTCACATCGAGAATCAGGACACGTACAGCATCGTCAAGCGGCTGGTGCCTGAGGGCAAAACCACCTGCTCGCTGTGCTCGCGGCTGCGTCGCGGCATTCTGTACCGCGTGGCGGGCGAACTCGGCGCGACCAAGATCGCGCTCGGCCATCATCGCGACGACATTCTGCAAACGCTGCTGCTGAACATGTTCTACGGCGGCAAGCTGAAGGGCATGCCGCCCAAGCTGCAATCGGACGACGGCAAGAACATCGTGATCCGTCCGCTCGCCTACGTGAAGGAAACCGATCTGGAAAAGTACGCGGAACTGCGCGAATTCCCGATTATTCCGTGCAATCTGTGCGGTAGCCAACCGAACCTGAAACGCGCGGAAATGAAGGCGCTAGTGCGCGACTGGGAAAAGCGTTTCCCGGGCCGCATCGAGAATATGTTCAATGCATTGTCGAACGTCGTGCCGTCGCATTTGATGGATCACAAGCTGTATCCGTTCGCCAATCTGCGCGCGACCGGCGAAGCCGATCCGCAGGGCGACATTGCATTCGACGAAGATCCGTGTTCGTCGGACAGCGGTGAAGGTGCGCCGCTCACCGCGTCGAAAACGATCTCGATCGTGCAGTTCGACGATCTTTGA
- the glmU gene encoding bifunctional UDP-N-acetylglucosamine diphosphorylase/glucosamine-1-phosphate N-acetyltransferase GlmU: MNIVILAAGTGKRMRSALPKVLHPLAGQPLLAHVIDTARALKPARLVIVIGHGAEAVRKAVAAPDVQFAVQEQQLGTGHAVQQALPLLDPSEPTLVLYGDVPLTRASTLQALTDRAGQRGYGVLTVTLDDPSGYGRIVRDQQGKVQRIVEQKDANAEQLQIAEINTGIIVAPTERLAGWLASLKNDNAQGEFYLTDAVEMAIEAGLEIVTTQPDEEWETLGVNSKQQLAELERIHQHNVADALLIAGVTLADPARLDVRGSLECGRDVSIDVNCVFEGRVTLADNVTIGPNCVIRNASIGAGTRVDAFTHIEGAEVGANVVLGPYARLRPGASLQDESHVGNFVEVKNAVLGHGSKANHLTYIGDADIGARVNIGAGTITCNYDGANKFRTVIEDDVFVGSDTQLVAPVRVKRGASIAAGTTVWKDVEAGTLVLNDKTQTSKTGYVRPVKKKS; encoded by the coding sequence ATGAACATCGTTATTTTGGCGGCAGGCACCGGCAAGCGTATGCGGTCCGCGCTTCCCAAGGTGCTCCATCCTCTGGCTGGCCAGCCGCTTCTCGCTCACGTTATCGACACGGCTCGCGCGCTCAAACCCGCGCGTCTTGTCATCGTGATCGGACATGGCGCTGAAGCCGTGCGCAAGGCCGTTGCGGCGCCCGACGTCCAGTTTGCCGTGCAGGAACAGCAACTCGGCACGGGTCACGCAGTCCAGCAGGCATTGCCGCTGCTCGATCCGTCCGAACCCACGCTGGTGCTTTACGGCGACGTGCCGCTCACGCGCGCCAGCACGCTGCAGGCGCTGACCGACCGCGCGGGGCAGCGGGGCTACGGCGTGCTCACCGTCACGCTGGACGACCCGAGCGGCTACGGCCGCATCGTGCGCGATCAGCAGGGCAAGGTGCAGCGCATCGTCGAGCAGAAAGACGCGAACGCGGAACAACTGCAGATCGCCGAGATCAACACCGGCATTATCGTGGCGCCGACCGAACGGCTCGCGGGCTGGCTCGCGTCGCTGAAAAACGACAACGCGCAAGGCGAGTTCTATCTGACCGACGCAGTCGAGATGGCGATCGAAGCGGGTCTTGAGATCGTCACCACGCAGCCCGATGAAGAGTGGGAAACGCTCGGCGTGAACAGCAAGCAGCAGCTTGCCGAACTGGAGCGCATTCACCAGCACAACGTCGCCGACGCCTTGCTGATCGCGGGCGTGACATTGGCCGACCCGGCGCGTCTGGACGTACGCGGCTCGCTCGAATGCGGCCGCGACGTTTCCATCGACGTGAACTGCGTGTTCGAAGGCCGCGTGACGCTGGCCGACAACGTCACCATCGGACCGAATTGCGTGATCCGCAATGCGAGCATCGGCGCCGGCACACGAGTCGACGCGTTCACGCATATCGAAGGCGCCGAAGTCGGCGCGAACGTGGTGCTCGGGCCGTACGCGCGCTTGCGTCCGGGCGCGTCGCTGCAGGACGAGTCGCACGTCGGCAACTTCGTCGAAGTGAAAAATGCGGTGCTCGGCCACGGCTCGAAAGCGAACCACCTCACCTATATCGGCGACGCGGACATCGGTGCGCGCGTGAATATCGGCGCGGGTACCATCACCTGTAACTACGACGGCGCGAACAAATTCCGCACGGTGATCGAAGACGACGTGTTCGTCGGCTCGGACACCCAGCTGGTCGCGCCGGTGCGCGTGAAACGCGGCGCGTCGATCGCGGCGGGCACGACGGTCTGGAAGGACGTCGAAGCCGGCACGCTGGTTCTGAACGACAAGACGCAAACCAGTAAAACGGGCTATGTGCGCCCGGTCAAGAAGAAGAGCTGA
- a CDS encoding dihydroneopterin aldolase, whose product MFAALSHPRLADCRRLFLRNYEVHINIGVHDFEKRGEQRVVINVELFVPLALSTPVQDKLNEVVDYDFMRSTISRRVEQGHIHLQETLCDDLVKTMLEHPQVRAARVSTEKPDVYPDCDAVGVEVFRIKED is encoded by the coding sequence ATGTTTGCCGCTCTTTCGCATCCCCGGCTCGCCGATTGCCGCCGCCTTTTTCTGCGCAATTACGAAGTGCATATCAACATCGGCGTGCACGATTTCGAAAAGCGCGGCGAACAGCGCGTCGTGATCAACGTCGAACTGTTCGTGCCGCTCGCGCTGTCCACGCCGGTTCAGGACAAACTCAACGAAGTCGTCGATTACGACTTCATGCGCTCCACCATTTCGCGCCGCGTCGAGCAGGGTCATATTCACCTGCAGGAAACGCTGTGCGACGACCTCGTGAAGACCATGCTCGAACATCCGCAAGTGCGGGCGGCGCGCGTGTCGACTGAGAAGCCGGACGTGTACCCGGACTGCGACGCTGTGGGCGTCGAAGTCTTCCGTATCAAAGAGGACTGA
- a CDS encoding alkaline phosphatase family protein has protein sequence MSKRNGLRALFLVVFAALVSVIVAACGSSSIGPTGQQQIRHVFVITLENENYATTFGASTKAPYLAQTLAAQGAMVQQYYGTGHVSLDNYISMISGQAPTTETDNDCITYEDYKLTGTTSDGQAIGSGCVYPASIKTLPDQLKAAGYTWKGYEGDMGNDPTREAATCGHPTLNTTDLTQSAEAPSAAVPLGDQYATRHNPFMYFHSIIDSSDCGEHVVNLNNLTSDLQSISTTANFNLITPSLCDDGHDSPCVNGQPGGLTSANTFLQKWVPIITASPAFQKDGLLIINFDESSYATVTTSATGEDLVFTGATCCSEQPGPNLAPYPQTSSLTYQGITINLTKQSYGGDQTGAVMISKFIKPGTVSTVPYNHYSMLKSIEDIFQLDHLGYAGQAGLVGFGSDIFTNL, from the coding sequence ATGTCAAAACGCAATGGCTTGCGTGCTTTATTTCTGGTCGTTTTCGCGGCCTTAGTCAGCGTGATCGTCGCGGCTTGCGGCTCGTCGTCGATCGGACCGACGGGCCAGCAGCAGATCCGCCACGTCTTCGTCATCACGCTCGAAAACGAAAACTACGCGACCACGTTCGGCGCGAGTACCAAGGCGCCGTATCTCGCGCAGACACTCGCGGCGCAAGGCGCGATGGTGCAGCAGTACTACGGCACGGGCCACGTGAGTCTCGACAACTACATCTCGATGATCAGCGGCCAGGCGCCGACGACCGAAACCGACAACGACTGCATCACCTATGAGGACTACAAGCTCACGGGCACGACGTCGGATGGTCAGGCGATCGGCTCGGGTTGCGTGTATCCCGCGAGCATCAAGACGCTGCCGGACCAGTTGAAGGCGGCCGGTTACACGTGGAAGGGCTATGAAGGCGACATGGGCAACGACCCGACACGCGAAGCCGCCACTTGCGGTCACCCGACGCTGAACACGACCGACCTGACGCAATCGGCAGAAGCGCCGAGCGCCGCCGTGCCGCTGGGCGACCAGTACGCGACGCGTCACAACCCGTTCATGTATTTCCACTCGATCATCGATTCGTCGGATTGCGGGGAGCACGTCGTCAATCTGAACAACCTCACCAGCGATCTTCAGTCGATCTCGACCACCGCCAACTTCAACCTGATTACGCCGAGCCTGTGCGATGACGGTCACGACTCGCCTTGCGTGAACGGCCAGCCTGGCGGCCTGACGAGCGCGAACACGTTCCTGCAGAAGTGGGTGCCGATCATCACGGCGTCGCCGGCGTTCCAGAAGGACGGCCTGCTGATCATCAATTTCGACGAAAGCAGTTACGCGACCGTGACGACTTCGGCGACAGGCGAGGATCTGGTGTTCACCGGCGCGACCTGCTGTAGCGAACAGCCGGGTCCGAATCTCGCGCCGTATCCGCAGACTTCGTCGCTGACCTACCAGGGCATCACGATCAACCTGACCAAGCAAAGCTACGGCGGCGACCAGACCGGCGCGGTCATGATCTCGAAGTTCATCAAGCCGGGCACGGTGTCGACGGTGCCGTACAACCATTACTCGATGCTCAAGAGTATCGAGGACATCTTCCAGCTGGATCACCTCGGCTATGCAGGTCAGGCGGGTCTGGTTGGTTTCGGCAGCGACATTTTCACGAACCTGTAA